In Bacillus weihaiensis, the genomic stretch CCCATTTTAACTACACGGATGAAAACGGAAAAGAACATAAAGTCTGGTTCGAAGATGCAAGATCCATTCAAGCAAAATTCGATTTAATCAAAGAACTAGATTTAAGAGGAATTAGTTACTGGAAGCTCGGTCTTGCCTTTCCTCAAAACTGGCTTTTATTATCTGATAATTTTATCATTGAAAAAAAGTAATCAACACAAGGTACTCCATTCGGGGTACCTATTTTTATTCACCACTCCACTTCACACTTCTCCAAGCTACATAGCTTCTAAAACCAACCCAAAAAAGTTGGAAATAAAAACAAACTGTTAATTGTTTACTCAAAATTATCCATGCTGTGGTAAAATGAAATTTGTCGATTTTTAAGTATTGGTGTTTCGGTTTAAAGGAGGACCCCATGATGAAAATTCCCTTTATTACTGTAGAGGGCCCTATCGGTGTCGGAAAAACTTCATTATCAAAGGCAATTGCTGAACATTATCAGTTTCATCTATTAAAAGAAATTGTTGATGAAAATCCATTCTTGGGCAAATTTTATAACGATATTGAAGAGTGGAGCTTTCAAACAGAAATGTTTTTTCTATGCAATAGATACAAGCAACTAGAAGATATTAATCATAAATATCTTCAGTTAGATAAGCCTGTAATCGCAGACTATCATATTTACAAGAATCTTATTTTTGCAAAACGCACGTTAAAAACCGTTCAGTATGATAAATATATAAAGATCTATGATATCTTAACAAAAGATATGCCAAAGCCAAATCTTATTATCTACTTGAACGCGAGTCTAGATACGCTATTATCTCGTATTGCCAAAAGAGGCAGAGAAATAGAACGAAATATCGACCCTGGTTATTTAAAGCAGCTTTCTAAGGACTATGAAACAGCTATGAAGGATTTAGAACAAGCAGATCCATCAATACCCATTATAAAAATTGATGGAGATTCATTGGACTTTGTCCAGAACCCTAACGATCTTCACTCCATTTTTGAAAAATTAGATCTGGCATTAAACAAAGGAGAAGACTTGAATGAATTTACGAGAAAAGTATAATATTCCCCGCAATTCTGTCATTACAATCGCTGGAACGGTGGGAGTAGGAAAATCTACGATGACCAAGGCTCTTGCAAAAGAACTCGACTTTAAAACATCCTTTGAAAAAGTAGATACAAACCCTTATTTAGATAAATTCTATGCTGACTTTGAACGTTGGAGTTTCCATCTTCAAGTGTACTTCTTAGCAGAACGATTCAAGGAGCAAAAAAAGATTTTTGAATATGGCGGAGGCTTTATTCAAGATCGATCAATATACGAAGATACAGGAATTTTTGCAAAGATGCATTACGAAAAAGGCACTATGTCTGATGTGGATTACGAAACATACAAGAACCTTTTTGATGCCATGGTGATGACTCCTTATTTCCCGCATCCAGATTTATTAATTTACCTTGAAGGTACATTAGACGATATCTTATCAAGAATTAAACTGCGCGGTCGTCCGATGGAACAGCAAACACCTGTTGAATACTGGAAGGAAATGCACGAACGTTACGAAAATTGGATTAACAATTTTAACGCATGTCCTGTGCTACGTATTAACATAAATGATTACGACATCATGACTAGTGAGCATTCTATTGAACCAATCATTGAAAGAATTGGTCATTTCATTGAACAAACTAGATTTCTAAAAAAATAAGAGGAACATCGGATCTACATTCCAGATCCGGTGCTCCTCTTTTTCGTTTAGTCATTTTCATATCTCTTTGAATAATCACAGCGTTTGAGTACAAGGATACGAACACAAATACATACCATAATGATTAGGTTATAAGCATAGAGTCTTGTTGATTGACTGTTTTTCTAACATTAAAACACCCAGGTACCTCGGGTCTCCAAATGCTCAATCCAAAACAACATAAAAAAAGCTGTTACAATGAGTAACAGCTTTATCAATCTCCCATATTTTATGCGCTAAATATGAGAATTATATTTAGTATAATGGAGGAGGAAAGGGGATTCGAACCCCTGCGGGCTTTGACACCCCTGTCGGTTTTCAAGACCGATCCCTTCAGCCGGACTTGGGTATTCCTCCCTATCGACAAGATTAACTATATCATGTCTTATATAGCCTGTCAACACTTTTAATATTTTTTTTGGAGGCTGGGACAAAACAAAGAGCCAGACACCCTCCGATAACAATCTATGGTGTGCACTAGATAAATCAGTGCGTACATATAGTCGTTACGATAAGGTGCCAGGCACTTCTGTCCCAGCCTCTTTTTGTTACTCCTCGTTATTCTGGAGCATTAATTCTTTCTTTATTACCCATATATGGACGTAATACTTCTGGAATAATCACAGATCCATCTTCTTGCTGGTAGTTCTCAAGGATCGCTGCAACGGTTCTACCAATTGCTAAACCAGATCCATTTAACGTATGGACATGCTCAACCTTTGCTTTTGCATCTCTTCTAAAGCGAATGTTCGCACGACGGGCCTGGAACGCTTCGAAGTTACTGCAAGAAGAAATTTCACGGTACGTTCCATAACTTGGGATCCAAACTTCTAAATCATACTTCTTAGCAGCAGTAAAGCCAAGGTCTGCTGTACACATGCTTAGAACTCGGTACGGTAGGCCTAGTAATTGTAATACCTTCTCAGCATGTCCTGTAAGCTTCTCTAATTCTTCATATGATTCCTCTGGTTTCACAAATCGAACTAGCTCAACTTTATTGAATTGATGCTGTCGAATTAATCCACGAGTATCACGCCCTGCAGAACCTGCTTCAGATCTAAAGTTAGCACTGAAGGCTGCATAACTGATTGGTAATTGCTCAACATTAAGAATTTCATCGCGGTGTAGGTTTGTTACAGGAACTTCAGCTGTTGGAATAAGGAAATAGTCTTCTCCTGCAATTTTAAACGCGTCCTCTTCAAATTTTGGTAGCTGTCCCGTACCAATCATACTGTCACGATTCACGATGAATGGAGGTATGATTTCGGTATAGTTATGCTCATCAACATGTAAATCAAGCATGAAATTAAACAAGGCTCTCTCTAATCTTGCTCCTAGTCCTCTATAAAAGACAAATCGGCTCCCAGTTACCTTTGCAGCTCTTTCAAAATCTAATATATTTAATCCATCTGCTATATCCCAATGTGGTTTTGGTTCGAAACCGAACTCAGGTTTTTCCCCCCATGTACGAACCTCGACATTATCGTCCTCTGTATCTCCAACAGGAACACTATCATGTGGAATATTTGGAATAGATAGGAGTAATTGATCTAATTCTTCTTCAATTCCTCTTAACTCATCATCAAAAACTTTGATTTCTTCCCCTACATCTTTCATTTCCTTAATCAAGTGATCTGCATTTTGCTTTTCACGCTTTAGCTGAGCAATTTGTCCAGATACTTCATTACGCCTACTCTTTTTTTCTTCTGTTAAGCTAATAAGCTCACGTCTTCTCTTATCAAGATCTTCAAATTTACCAAAGTCCGTTAAATCCTCGCCACGTTTTGCTAATTTTTCTTTTACATCTTCTAAATTTGTACGTAGAAATTTACTATCTAGCATCATTCATTCTCCTTTTATACATAGTTTCATGCTACTTATTGCGTTATACCAAGAGTGTTATGTTGATAGGACCAAAAGAGCCATTTTTGAAAGTACAGTCTCAAAAAGGTTCTAAAAAACACAAAAAACTCCCGTCCCCTATAAAAGGGACGAGAGTTACCCGCGTTGCCACCCTAGTTAAAAATACATAGTATTTTTCACCTTAATGAATAACGGTCATCACCGGAATTGTCTACTTTAACTAGAAGTTGTTCAACAATTCATTCAAGGATGGATTCACAGGCATCTATCACCGATTTTCACCAACCATCGGCTCTCTAAAGATAGAACGTCTTGCTACTAGTTCCTCTCAACATGTTCACATATAAAATTTTGTACTCATAATTTACTACAAGTTTACAGCAACTACAAGTATTTTATACATCTATTTTGATTCTTTCACCATATTGATAAATAATTGAGTCATTCTGTGATCATCAGTTAGCTCTGGGTGAAATGAACACCCTAAGAATTGCCCTTGACGTGCTGCTACAATTCGACCATCGTGCTTGGAGAGAATTTCAACATCTTCTCCTACTTCCACAATATGTGGTGCACGGATGAAGACCCCAACGAAATCCTCACCAACACCTGTAATCATTAACTCAGCTTCAAAGCTATCTTTTTGACGTCCAAATGAGTTTCTCTCTACTGTTACATCTAATAAACCAAGATGCGGCTCACTATACCCAACAATATTTTTAGCAAGCAAAATTAACCCAGCACATGTACCGAACATAGGCTTACCACTATCAGCAAATTCCTTTAGTGGACCCATAAAATGATATTTATCAATCAAACGTCGCATGGTAGTACTTTCTCCTCCAGGAATAATCAACCCATCTACTTCCTCAAGTTGATCTGTTGTTTTCACAACAATTCCTTCAGCACCGCATGCTTCGACTGAACGTATATGCTCTCTTACAGCACCTTGTAATCCAAGCACTCCTATTTTCAACATGCTACAAACTCCTTTTTCTTACCAGCCACGCTCTTGCATTCTTTGTTCAGGTAAAAGATTTGAAATTTCAATTCCTTGCATAGCAGATCCTAAACCTTTTGAAAGCTTTGCAATTAATTCATAGTCTTGGTAATGTGTAGTTGCTTCAACAATTGAACGAGCAAATTTAGCAGGATTTTCCGATTTGAAGATACCAGATCCTACGAATACACCATCAGCTCCAAGTTGCATCATTAATGCAGCATCAGCCGGAGTTGCAACACCACCTGCGGCAAAGTTAACAACCGGTAGCTTTCCTTCTTTTTTAATTTGAAGAAGTAATTCAAATGGTGCACCAAGTAATTTCGCTTCAGTCATTAGTTCATCTTCACTCATCGCAACAACTTTACGAATTTGTGCATTTACTTTACGCATGTGACGAACTGCTTCTACGATATTCCCAGTACCTGGCTCACCTTTTGTACGGAGCATAGAAGCACCTTCAGCAATACGTCGAGTTGCTTCTCCTAAATCACGGCAACCACATACGAATGGTACAGTAAAGTCACTCTTTAATAAGTGATACTCTTCATCAGCAGGTGTTAATACTTCACTTTCATCAATATAATCAACACCCATTGCTTCTAAAATGCGCGCTTCTACAATATGACCAATACGAGCCTTAGCCATTACCGGAATAGATACAGCACCCATTACTTCTTCAACGATTGTTGGATCTGCCATTCTTGCCACACCGCCAGCTGCGCGGATATCCGCTGGAACACGCTCAAGCGCCATAACTGCTACAGCACCAGCTTCCTCCGCAATCTTGGCTTGTTCTGCGTTGACAACGTCCATGATAACGCCGCCCTTTTGCATTTCTGCCATTCCACGTTTTACACGATCAGTACCTGTATTACTCATTATGTTTGTCCCCCTTATGTAATGTCCTAAAATAGGATTTGTAATAGAGTTGAAAAAATTCATCTAAGCTATATTTTATCCTAACTTTTAAAAAAATCCTATCAAAATAAATGGAATTAGTAAAACAATTCCTAACTCATACACTATTCTATTAAATTATCACCTAATGATTTTACATTATAACGTATAACCTACAAAAAGGCTCCTAAAAATAGGAGCCTTTCACTAAAATATTCTTTTTTAAAGCTTTGACAACATATACAAGTAAGTTTGGTGTTTAGAACCAGCCTTTAACAGTATCCGTAACTGTACCCCATAGTCCACTAAAGAAACCGCCAATCCCTCTCATAGATAAGACGAACCAATTGGCTTTCTCTACAGCTTCTTTCGTAACTAGATCGATTGTAGGTTTTTGGGCGTCCTCAATGAACCCTAAATCTTGTGACTCCCCTTCATATGAGACAACCATCGTTCCAACTTTTTGACCTTCTTTAATAGGAGCGGTTAATTCTCCATCTTTTGTAAGCTGTTTCTCATCAATCTTAAATGATGATGTATACGATTCTTCCTCACCATTCTTCACTACAAGTTTTAATGCGTCCTTCGTATGAATAGCAACCTGATCTTCCTTCCCTTTCACTACAGGGATAGTGGATTGATCTTTTAGTTGATAGTTTGCAGGAAATACTTCTTTTACTGAAAAATTGTTAAATGCATAATCAAGTAATTTCTTCGTTTCTTTAAATCTTGACTCGTGTAATGAATCTCCTTTAGCATTCATCACAACAGAAATTACACGCATCCCATTTTTAACGGCTGTAGCTGTAAAACAAGAGCCTGCATTGTCTGTAGAACCTGTTTTTAAACCATCTACGCCTTCATATGCATAAATTAAATCAGGAAGCATCCAATTCCAGTTTGGCATATTAATTGCATCATCTGTTCCTTCTCTAAACACTTTCTTTGAGATACTTGATGTCTCAATTACCTCAGGATAATCCTGGATAAGTCTTTGTGATAGAAGGGCCATATCTCGTGCAGATACTTTACTTTCACCACTAACATCAGTTCCTTCTGGATGCATACCAATTAAATCTTTATTTTCTAGACCAGTTGCATTAACAAAATCAAAGTTTTTCAATCCTAACTCTTTTGCTTTTTCATTCATCTGCTTTACAAAATTTGTTTCAGTGCCTGAAATAATTTCCGCAAGTCCAATCGCAGCACCATTTGCAGAGTAAATAGCTGTTGCCTCATATAACTCTTTTACTGTATACGTTCCGTCTTGTCGTAATGGCACATTAGATAGACTTCTATTTTGAGAGATTTTATACACATATTCACTTGGCGTATACGTTTGATCCCATGTAATTTTCTTTTCATCAATCGCTTCAAGAACCAGGTATTCTGTCATTACCTTTGCCATACTAGCAATAGGAAGCATTTCTTCAATGTTCTTTCCATAAAGGATTTTCCCTGTAGATTCTTCAATCATAATTGCTGCATTGGCATTAATTGAAATAGGCTCTGCTGCTTTTACGACTCCTACTGGTAGGAATGCTGCTACAAAAAATGTAAAAGCAAGTACTAACGCTATTATTTGTTTAAAATTCTTGTTGTTAACCACGTTTCTACCTCCATCATTTTAATCATCTATAATAAATTTGTATTTTTTTCAAACAACAAGATTGATTTTATCATATAAATTTACAAAAAAATAGACAGAGTACGAGACTCTGTCAAATGTTAAACTTCTGTCATATTTAAAAATTACAATGAGTAATTTGGTGCTTCTTTTGTAATTTGAACATCATGAGGATGGCTTTCTCGCAATCCAGCTCCTGTCATACGAACAAATTGAGTATTCTCACGTAATTCAGTAAGATCTTTTGTTCCACAGTATCCCATTCCAGAACGAATTCCACCAACTAATTGATAGATCGTTTCTGCTAAAGGTCCTTTATAAGCTGTTCTTCCTTCAATCCCCTCTGGGACAAACTTCTTATTGTCTTCTTGGAAATATCGATCTTTACTTCCTTTTTCCATCGCCCCTACAGAACCCATTCCACGATAGACTTTAAAGCGTCTACCTTGATAGATTTCCGTTTCTCCTGGACTTTCTGAAGTACCAGCTAGTAAACTTCCTAACATCACAGCATGACCACCAGCAGCTAGTGCTTTTACCATATCACCAGAGTATTTAATTCCTCCATCGGCGATAATTGTCACACCATGTTTTCTTGCTTCTGTTGCACAATCGTAAACAGCTGTAATTTGTGGTACACCTACCCCAGCTACTACACGTGTAGTACAAATGGATCCTGGACCTATTCCTACTTTCACAACATTTGCTCCTGCTTTAATTAAATCCCTAGTAGCATCAGCTGTCGCCACGTTACCTGCAATAATGTTTAAGGTAGGATATTCTTCACGAATTGTTCTAACTGTCTCTAAAACACCCTTTGAATGACCGTGAGCAGTATCTACAACGATTGCATCTACGTTCGCTTCTACAAGCTTTTTCACACGCACCATTGTATCAGCTGTAACACCTACCGCAGCCGCCACAACTAATCGACCATGTGCATCTTTAGCTGAGTTAGGGAATTCAATTACTTTTTCAATATCCTTGATTGTAATTAAACCATTTAAAATTCCGGCATCATCCACAAGTGGGAGCTTCTCAATTTTATGCTTTTGCAAGATTTGCTCTGCATCACTTAGCGTTGTTCCAATAGGAGCTGTTACAAGATTATCCTTTGTCATCACTTCACTGATTTTAATTGAATAGTCTTGAATAAATCGCATATCACGATTTGTAATAATTCCAACTAACTTTTGTTCTTCAGGGTTATTTACAATTGGAACACCAGAAATTCTGTATTTACCCATAAGGTGCTCTGCATCAAATACCTGATGCTCAGGTGTTAAGAAAAACGGATCCGTAATGACTCCTCTTTCTGATCTTTTCACCTTATCTACCTGTTCAGCTTGTTGCTCGATGGACATGTTCTTATGAATAACACCCATTCCACCTTGTCTTGCAATCGCAATAGCTAATTGAGATTCTGTTACAGTATCCATTCCTGCACTAATAATAGGAATATTCAACTTTAAGCTAGGAGTTAACTCAACACTTAAACTAACATCTCTTGGTAAAACCTCAGATTTTGCTGGTACTAGTAAGACATCATCAAACGTTAAACCTTCTTTAGAAAATTTTTGTTCCCACATAGTAAAATCCCCCTTTTTCGGCAAAATATTATTAAAAGATTAACAACATGTGAACAGACTGTCAAGAAAGGAATGAAGAGTTTAAATATTTAGAATATAATAACTGGAGTGTACAATGATGAACAATCATATTTGGGAGCGCTTACTATCATACCAATCAACAGAAACGATTCAACAAAAACTAGAAAAGCATTATCAACTATTACAATTTGAACATGCCAGTGAACGATCTTATGAAAATAGCTACCGTTTCATCTATTTCCTAAAACATGGAGAAAATTTTTTCAAGCAAGCAAACCAGTCTCCATATGCCATACAGCCAATACTTCTCTTTTATGGTTTCTCACAGCTAATAAAGGCCAGTCTTATTTTAAAAGACCCTGTCTATCCCTCGACTGCTACTGTTTTAGCACATGGCGTATCAAGTAGAAAACGTAAAAAGCAACACTATCACTTTTTAAAAGATGAAATAAAAATTCAAAGAAACGGTCTTTTTCCACATGTTGCTTCTAAGTTATTTCAAATTAACCATCTAGAAGCCGAAAAGTACTCTATGGAAACACTACTTCAACAAATAGCTGAAATGTCAGAGGTCTTTACATTTCATCATGTTAAAAAGAGTATGATGAAACTACCTCAACTAGGTAGTTCCTTTCAAGTCACTGAAGAACTAACAAACGCTTATCATCTGTCTACTAACCGTTTTATTGAGTATCTCTCAGAAAAAAATCATCACCTTATTGAGACTATCACAAATGATACTTTTACATCTAACATATTAACGAATACTAAGTGTTACGAATGTCATCCCCTCTCCTATCACATTGAAGAGGATGCATACTATTTACCAGCATCTCGTGACCTTCTTATAAACTTACCTGAATTGCTAGCTCATTACCTATTGCTCTATAACCTAAGCATGATTTCAAGATACGAAACTGAATGGTGGTATGAACTTCTCTTAGGAATGACAAGTGATGATTATCCATTTATTATTCGATACATGGAAATCGTAAAAAGAAAAATTCCTTTTTTGATTTTTCATTATTTAGAAGGTAATTTATAGAACAGGCAAGCAAGGAATGTTTATTCTTTGCTTGCCGTATTAGTGAGTTAGGTACCAATTAGCTCTCTTCTTTTGAGTCTTATTATTTTAATACCTTTATTTGATGTAAATTTATTTAGGTTACGAAGCTTTTTATCAGAATTTCACCTCTTTCACCAGCCTATTTTCGATTTTTTATGATTTACTTTCGAAATTCACCCTTTTATTTTCGAGTTTGATGGATTTATTTTCGAATTTGATCATTTTATTTTCGAATCTGATCTTTTTATTTTCGAATTGCCTCTTTATCAATTTTGCGACAACTTTAAATGCAAGTATCTCTCTACTACCATCGGTATACCGGCTCGCGATAAGCGGCGAATCTCTTCGTCAACTTGTTCGTTCAGATCCTCATGTGCCAAGCCCGCACATTCCGGTCTTCTCTCTCTGCGCTTCCTCGACCTTCTTGCTTCTCCCAAGCCTAAGGGCTTGTAGGACTTTTTTGTCTTCTTTTCTATAACTCAATCTTCGAACACTATTGTACCTTTCGGTACAACTAACTACCAAAACCACACAAAAAAAGACCAGTATCTCTACTGATCTTCCTCTCATCTTACCTGGCAACGTCCTACTCTCACGGGAAACCCCCAACTACCATCGGTATACGGCTCGCGATAAGCGGCGAATCTCTTCGTCAGCTTGTTCGTTCAGATCCTCATGTGCCAAGCCCGCACATTCCGGTCTTCTCTCTCTGCGCTTCCTCGACCTTCTTGCTTCTCCCAAGCCTAAGGGCTTGCAGGACTTTTTTGTCTTCCTTTCTATAACTCAACCTTCGAACACTATTCCTCTGTACCTTCCGGTACAACTACTACCAAAACCACACAAAAAAAGACCAGTATCTCTACTGATCTTCCTCTCATCTTACCTGGCAACGTCCTACTCTCACAGGGGGAAACCCCCAACTACCATCGGCGCTGAAGAACTTAACTTCCGTGTTCGGCATGGGAACGGGTGTGACCTCTTCGCTATCGCCACCAGATATTATAAAGTTTGAAGGATGTTCCCTCAAAACTAGATAACGATTCACAATTCATTCACTGAACTTACGCTTTTAAAAATTGGTTAAGTCCTCGATCTATTAGTATCAGTCAGCTCCACACGTCACCGCGCTTCCACCTCTGACCTATCAACCTGATCATCTTTCAGGGATCTTACTAGCTTACGCTATGGGAAATCTCATCTTGAGGGGGGCTTCATGCTTAGATGCTTTCAGCACTTATCCCTTCCGCACATAGCTACCCAGCTATGCCTTTGGCAAGACAACTGGTACACCAGCGGTGCGTCCATCCCGGTCCTCTCGTACTAAGGACAGCTCCTCTCAAATTTCCTACGCCCACGACGGATAGGGACCGAACTGTCTCACGACGTTCTGAACCCAGCTCGCGTACCGCTTTAATGGGCGAACAGCCCAACCCTTGGGACCGACTACAGCCCCAGGATGCGATGAGCCGACATCGAGGTGCCAAACCTCCCCGTCGATGTGGACTCTTGGGGGAGATAAGCCTGTTATCCCCGGGGTAGCTTTTATCCGTTGAGCGATGGCCCTTCCATGCGGAACCACCGGATCACTAAGCCCGACTTTCGTCCCTGCTCGACTTGTAGGTCTCGCAGTCAAGCTCCCTTGTGCCTTTACACTCTACGAATGATTTCCAACCATTCTGAGGGAACCTTTGGGCGCCTCCGTTACATTTTAGGAGGCGACCGCCCCAGTCAAACTGCCCACCTGACACTGTCTCCCAGCCCGATCAGGGCTGTGGGTTAGAATTTCAATACAGCCAGGGTAGTATCCCACCGACGCCTCCACCGAAGCTAGCGCTCCGGCTTCTCAGGCTCCTACCTATCCTGTACAAGCTGTACCAAAATTCAATATCAGGCTACAGTAAAGCTCCACGGGGTCTTTCCGTCCTGTCGCGGGTAACCTGCATCTTCACAGGTACTATAATTTCACCGAGTCTCTCGTTGAGACAGTGCCCAGATCGTTACGCCTTTCGTGCGGGTCGGAACTTACCCGACAAGGAATTTCGCTACCTTAGGACCGTTATAGTTACGGCCGCCGTTTACTGGGGCTTCGGTTCAAAGCTTCGCTTACGCTAACCTCTCCCCTTAACCTTCCAGCACCGGGCAGGCGTCAGCCCCTATACTTCGCCTTGCGGCTTCGCAGAGACCTGTGTTTTTGCTAAACAGTCGCCTGGGCCTATTCACTGCGGCTTTTCCGGGCTATTAACCCTAAAAAGCACCCCTTCTCCCGAAGTTACGGGGTCATTTTGCCGAGTTCCTTAACGAGAGTTCTCTCGCTCACCTTAGGATTCTCTCCTCGCCTACCTGTGTCGGTTTGCGGTACGGGCACCTCTCACCTCGCTAGAGGCTTTTCTTGGCAGTGTGGAATCAAGAACTTCGGTACTATATTTCCCTCGCCATCACAGCTCAGCCTTATATGACAATGGGATTTGCCTCATTGTCAGCCTAACTGCTTGGACGCGGCATTCCGACGCCGCGCTTACCCTATCCTTCTGCGTCCCCCCATTGCTCAAATGGTGAGGAGGTGGTACAGGAATTTCTACCTGTTGGCCATCGCCTACGCCTTTCGGCCTCGGCTTAGGTCCCGACTTACCCTGAGCGGACGAGCCTTCCTCAGGAAACCTTAGGCATTCGGTGGAGGGGATTCTCACCCCTCTTTCGCTACTCATACCGGCATTCTCACTTCTAAGCGCTCCACCAGTCCTCTCGGTCTGGCTTCTCAGCCCTTAGAACGCTCTCCTACCACTGTTCGTTAGAACAGTCCACAGCTTCGGTGATACGTTTAGCCCCGGTACATTTTCGGCGCAGAGTCACTCGACCAGTGAGCTATTACGCACTCTTTAAATGGTGGCTGCTTCTAAGCCAACATCCTGGTTGTCTAAGCAACTCCACATCCTTTTCCACTTAACGTATACTTTGGGACCTTAGCTGGTGGTCTGGGCTGTTTCCCTCTTGACTACGGATCTTATCACTCGCAGTCTGACTCCTGAACATAAGTCTTTGGCATTCGGAGTTTGACTGAATTCGGTAACCCGATGGGGGCCCCTAGTCCAATCAGTGCTCTACCTCCAAGACTCTCATTTCAAGGCTAGCCCTAAAGCTATTTCGGAGAGAACCAGCTATCTCCAGGTTCGATTGGAATTTCTCCGCTACCCACACCTCATCCCCGCACTTTTCAACGTGCGTGGGTTCGGGCCTCCATTCAGTGTTACCTGAACTTCACCCTGGACATGGGTAGATCACCTGGTTTCGGGTCTACGACCACGTACTTATTCGCCCTATTCAGACTCGCTTTCGCTGCGGCTCCGTCTTATCAACTTAACCTTGCACGGGATCGTAACTCGCCGGTTCATTCTACAAAAGGCACGCCATTACCCATTAACGGGCTTTGACTACTTGTAGGCACACGGTTTCAGGATCTGTTTCACTCCCCTTCCGGGGTGCTTTTCACCTTTCCCTCACGGTACTGGTTCACTATCGGTCACTAGGGAGTATTTAGCCTTGGGAGATGGTCCTCCCTGCTTCCGACGGGATTTCACGTGTCCCGCCGTACTCAGGATCCACTCTGGAGGGAACGAAGTTTCAACTACAGGGTTGTTACCTTCTTTGACGGGCCTTTCCAGACCTCTTCATTTACTCCGTTCCTTTGT encodes the following:
- the guaB gene encoding IMP dehydrogenase; this encodes MWEQKFSKEGLTFDDVLLVPAKSEVLPRDVSLSVELTPSLKLNIPIISAGMDTVTESQLAIAIARQGGMGVIHKNMSIEQQAEQVDKVKRSERGVITDPFFLTPEHQVFDAEHLMGKYRISGVPIVNNPEEQKLVGIITNRDMRFIQDYSIKISEVMTKDNLVTAPIGTTLSDAEQILQKHKIEKLPLVDDAGILNGLITIKDIEKVIEFPNSAKDAHGRLVVAAAVGVTADTMVRVKKLVEANVDAIVVDTAHGHSKGVLETVRTIREEYPTLNIIAGNVATADATRDLIKAGANVVKVGIGPGSICTTRVVAGVGVPQITAVYDCATEARKHGVTIIADGGIKYSGDMVKALAAGGHAVMLGSLLAGTSESPGETEIYQGRRFKVYRGMGSVGAMEKGSKDRYFQEDNKKFVPEGIEGRTAYKGPLAETIYQLVGGIRSGMGYCGTKDLTELRENTQFVRMTGAGLRESHPHDVQITKEAPNYSL
- a CDS encoding YaaC family protein, encoding MNNHIWERLLSYQSTETIQQKLEKHYQLLQFEHASERSYENSYRFIYFLKHGENFFKQANQSPYAIQPILLFYGFSQLIKASLILKDPVYPSTATVLAHGVSSRKRKKQHYHFLKDEIKIQRNGLFPHVASKLFQINHLEAEKYSMETLLQQIAEMSEVFTFHHVKKSMMKLPQLGSSFQVTEELTNAYHLSTNRFIEYLSEKNHHLIETITNDTFTSNILTNTKCYECHPLSYHIEEDAYYLPASRDLLINLPELLAHYLLLYNLSMISRYETEWWYELLLGMTSDDYPFIIRYMEIVKRKIPFLIFHYLEGNL